Proteins encoded within one genomic window of Ferrimicrobium sp.:
- a CDS encoding ABC transporter permease: protein MRYFARKGVMFLLTLWAAVTLNFVIPRLMPGSPVQATLARLAAGGQTVTEATKRAIEIQLGLPHSSLWVQYRDYLVNISRLRFGMTYSITDESVAHAILSAAPWTLVLVGTSTVIAFVTGTLLGVYAGWRRQSRVDSVVTVGSTFFSAFPPFFLGLLLLYFLGFKYHLFPLTGGYTPGAVPQLTFSFLGDAVYHSILPAATLVVTSLAGWVLGMRNNMINTLGEDYVLFAEANGLRDRTIALLYVARNALLPNVTGFGLALGAVIGGSVLVESIFGYPGIGSLLLLAVDNRDYPLMQAIFLLITVSMLVTIFLVDLLYGWLDPRVREV from the coding sequence ATGCGGTATTTCGCCCGTAAGGGAGTGATGTTTTTGCTCACGCTTTGGGCTGCGGTCACGTTGAATTTTGTCATTCCTCGATTGATGCCTGGTTCACCGGTGCAGGCGACACTGGCCCGTTTGGCGGCGGGTGGTCAGACGGTCACCGAAGCCACCAAACGGGCCATCGAGATCCAGTTGGGGTTACCACATTCCAGCCTATGGGTCCAGTATCGCGATTATCTAGTCAACATCTCACGGCTGCGATTCGGGATGACCTACTCGATCACTGACGAGTCGGTGGCTCACGCTATTTTGTCAGCGGCTCCGTGGACGTTGGTGTTGGTTGGCACGAGCACAGTGATCGCGTTTGTTACCGGGACCTTGCTCGGTGTCTATGCAGGTTGGCGACGGCAGTCGCGCGTCGACAGCGTAGTCACCGTAGGCTCCACCTTTTTTTCGGCTTTCCCGCCGTTCTTTCTCGGTCTCCTATTGCTTTACTTCCTGGGCTTCAAGTACCATCTCTTTCCTTTGACTGGGGGGTATACACCTGGTGCAGTTCCGCAGTTGACCTTCTCTTTCTTGGGAGATGCGGTTTACCACAGTATTCTTCCGGCGGCCACGTTGGTGGTCACATCTCTGGCGGGGTGGGTGCTGGGGATGCGTAATAACATGATCAACACACTTGGTGAGGATTATGTACTTTTCGCTGAGGCGAATGGGCTGCGTGACAGGACGATTGCCTTGCTGTACGTCGCTCGTAATGCGCTGCTTCCCAATGTCACGGGTTTCGGCTTAGCGTTGGGGGCGGTGATTGGGGGATCAGTGTTGGTCGAGAGTATTTTTGGGTATCCGGGGATTGGGAGCCTTCTGCTCCTCGCGGTTGACAACCGTGATTATCCTCTCATGCAGGCTATCTTCCTCCTCATCACCGTGAGCATGTTGGTCACGATTTTCCTGGTGGACCTACTCTATGGGTGGCTTGACCCTCGGGTGCGTGAGGTATGA